One stretch of Streptomyces sp. MMBL 11-1 DNA includes these proteins:
- a CDS encoding CU044_5270 family protein, which yields MNDELELVREWDADATPLNGPAKALARHRLLNAVAHADERTGTGLGRRNALRFVAAAVVATAVTGTAVLIGTDGSDEGGAPAASTPRLEYAAVTVLNGAAASEREQEREPVAPRDDQFVYSKRIIKETEQRTGKVRTYTDEMWDSVGGSKPSLSMELGREMWEEPAGKGNGVWPPRKWRELKKLPQDPERLVLAILASGSRPDGRSISDLDEPHRYEAYWLLGELLKNPVLPQGLRPAAYEALAHVPGVKTIPGVKDSAGRTGVGIAHTGHGSYKGKYLIFDPVSYEFLGFRDERTSASGKETYTQLSHVVEWGIVDRLRQRP from the coding sequence ATGAATGACGAACTCGAACTCGTGAGGGAGTGGGACGCGGACGCGACCCCGCTCAACGGCCCGGCCAAGGCTCTGGCCCGGCACCGGCTGCTCAACGCGGTGGCCCACGCGGACGAGCGCACCGGCACCGGCCTCGGTCGCCGCAATGCACTGCGCTTTGTGGCAGCTGCGGTGGTCGCCACGGCGGTCACGGGGACGGCAGTGCTGATCGGCACGGACGGCTCCGACGAGGGCGGCGCACCGGCTGCGAGCACCCCACGGTTGGAGTACGCCGCCGTCACGGTGCTGAACGGGGCGGCGGCGTCGGAGCGAGAGCAGGAGAGGGAGCCGGTGGCGCCGCGCGACGACCAGTTCGTCTACTCAAAGCGGATCATCAAGGAGACGGAGCAGAGGACCGGAAAGGTGCGGACCTACACCGACGAGATGTGGGACTCGGTGGGTGGCTCCAAGCCCTCCCTGTCCATGGAACTGGGCCGCGAGATGTGGGAGGAGCCCGCAGGAAAGGGCAACGGGGTGTGGCCGCCCCGGAAGTGGAGGGAGCTGAAGAAGCTGCCTCAAGACCCTGAAAGGCTCGTCCTGGCCATCCTCGCCTCCGGCTCCCGCCCCGACGGCCGGTCGATCAGCGATCTCGACGAACCCCATCGGTATGAGGCCTACTGGCTGCTCGGCGAGCTCCTGAAGAACCCGGTACTGCCCCAGGGGCTGCGCCCCGCGGCATACGAGGCTCTGGCCCACGTGCCCGGCGTCAAGACGATCCCGGGAGTGAAGGACTCCGCGGGGCGGACCGGCGTGGGGATCGCCCACACCGGGCACGGGTCCTACAAGGGCAAGTACCTGATCTTCGACCCGGTGTCGTACGAGTTCCTGGGCTTCCGCGACGAGCGGACCTCGGCCTCGGGGAAGGAGACATACACCCAGCTGTCGCATGTAGTTGAGTGGGGGATCGTCGACCGGTTGAGGCAGCGACCGTAG
- a CDS encoding RNA polymerase sigma factor, giving the protein MAIGAGVCIGTARADAESDASVIARSRDEPEVFAVLFDRHFDAVHRYTARRLGNEVADDVVAETFTTAFQQRHRYDPARGTGTDAQPWLFGIATNLISRHRRAEARRFKAMARVPALTDHDEPLADRAADRVMARAVRRELAAALAALPARHRDVLLLVAWGGLSYEETAQALGIPVGTVRSRLHRARGKLREALGGSNPTALREVSDHE; this is encoded by the coding sequence ATGGCCATCGGAGCAGGTGTCTGCATCGGCACCGCGCGTGCCGATGCAGAGAGCGACGCCTCAGTGATCGCGCGGTCCCGGGATGAGCCCGAGGTGTTTGCCGTGCTCTTCGACCGGCATTTCGACGCCGTGCACCGCTACACGGCCCGCCGCCTTGGCAACGAGGTCGCCGATGACGTCGTGGCGGAGACCTTCACCACCGCATTCCAGCAGCGCCATCGCTACGACCCGGCCCGCGGCACTGGCACCGATGCCCAGCCCTGGCTGTTCGGCATAGCTACGAACCTGATCAGCCGGCACCGGCGGGCCGAGGCTCGCCGGTTCAAGGCCATGGCCCGGGTCCCGGCCCTCACCGATCACGACGAGCCGCTGGCCGACCGTGCCGCGGACCGGGTGATGGCGCGGGCCGTACGCCGCGAGCTGGCTGCGGCGCTTGCCGCGCTGCCCGCTCGCCACCGGGACGTGCTGCTGCTGGTCGCCTGGGGCGGTCTCAGCTACGAGGAAACTGCCCAGGCCCTCGGCATCCCCGTGGGTACGGTCAGATCACGGCTACACCGGGCTCGAGGCAAGCTGCGCGAAGCATTGGGCGGATCAAACCCGACGGCACTGCGAGAGGTATCCGACCATGAATGA
- a CDS encoding PQQ-dependent sugar dehydrogenase, with protein sequence MSRHRWTGQILLALLLTAITALPAAAQSLAAPPPATAAATPADAAANSSTVPLPSLRATTTQVAHGLRRPTAVVAPDDGTDRLFITEKSGTVRAYHPRTGLNPEPLIDITSAVDESGNERGLLGIAVPPDFDDSRSVYLAYTALPDGAVTVARYRLDDSRLEVLLSQPHSEFSNHNGGQLAFGPDGHLYWSIGDGGGSADPLRAGQRLDTLLGKIVRIDVSRSCGGLPYCVPADNPFVDTPGARAEIWLYGLRNPWRFSFDSVDGSMWIGDVGQGRWEEVDHIGPGQGGLNLGWSCYEGLERFSGGDCDPGETYTAPVFTYSPYTGGCSVIGGHVYRGQEHAGIVGGTYIATDYCSSTVWALRPDGEGGYEQAEIGEMPTQVTAIGTTVDGEFYVVNDLPGGLHRVSFTQEEPTCRVDSTVRAWGTGTTVDLTVTNTGSTPVNGWTLEFPLALGQTVTSDWNTDLTQGSNTIKAASTSHNATIAPGASITLGYLATHTGDASSPPRFMLNGDACAVGR encoded by the coding sequence ATGTCGCGACACCGCTGGACCGGGCAGATCCTGCTGGCCCTCCTGCTGACCGCTATCACCGCACTGCCCGCCGCCGCCCAGTCGCTCGCGGCGCCCCCTCCCGCGACGGCGGCCGCCACACCGGCCGACGCGGCGGCGAACTCCTCCACCGTCCCCCTTCCGTCGCTCCGCGCGACCACCACCCAGGTCGCGCACGGACTGAGACGGCCGACCGCCGTCGTCGCACCCGACGACGGCACGGACCGCTTGTTCATCACCGAGAAGTCCGGAACCGTACGGGCCTACCACCCCCGTACCGGCCTGAACCCGGAGCCGCTCATCGACATCACGTCGGCCGTGGACGAATCGGGCAACGAGCGCGGCCTGCTCGGCATCGCCGTCCCGCCCGACTTCGACGACAGCCGCAGCGTGTACCTCGCGTACACGGCACTGCCCGACGGTGCGGTGACCGTCGCCCGCTACCGGCTCGACGATTCCCGCCTGGAGGTCCTGCTCTCCCAGCCGCACTCCGAGTTCAGCAACCACAACGGTGGCCAGCTGGCGTTCGGCCCGGACGGCCACCTGTACTGGAGCATCGGTGACGGCGGCGGTTCCGCGGACCCCCTCCGGGCCGGGCAGCGACTGGACACCCTGCTGGGCAAGATCGTGCGCATCGACGTAAGCCGCAGTTGCGGCGGGCTCCCCTACTGCGTTCCCGCGGACAACCCCTTCGTGGACACCCCCGGCGCCCGCGCGGAGATCTGGCTGTACGGGCTGCGCAACCCGTGGCGCTTCTCCTTCGACAGCGTCGACGGCTCGATGTGGATCGGCGACGTCGGCCAGGGCCGGTGGGAGGAGGTCGATCACATCGGGCCCGGACAGGGAGGCCTGAACCTCGGCTGGTCCTGCTACGAGGGACTGGAGAGGTTCAGCGGCGGCGACTGCGACCCCGGCGAAACGTACACCGCGCCGGTCTTCACCTACTCCCCGTACACCGGCGGCTGTTCGGTCATCGGCGGTCACGTCTACCGGGGCCAGGAGCACGCCGGCATCGTCGGCGGCACGTACATCGCCACCGACTACTGCTCGTCCACCGTCTGGGCGCTGCGCCCCGATGGCGAAGGCGGCTACGAGCAGGCCGAGATAGGGGAGATGCCCACCCAGGTGACGGCGATCGGCACGACCGTCGACGGCGAGTTCTACGTGGTCAACGACCTGCCGGGCGGCCTGCACCGCGTGTCCTTCACCCAGGAGGAACCCACCTGCCGAGTGGACAGCACAGTGCGGGCATGGGGCACCGGTACGACGGTCGACCTGACGGTCACCAACACCGGCAGCACTCCGGTGAACGGCTGGACACTGGAGTTCCCGCTGGCTCTCGGGCAGACCGTCACCTCCGACTGGAACACCGACCTCACCCAGGGAAGCAACACGATCAAGGCCGCCAGCACCTCGCACAACGCCACGATCGCTCCCGGCGCGAGCATCACCCTCGGCTATCTCGCCACCCATACCGGCGATGCGTCGTCCCCGCCGCGGTTCATGCTCAACGGGGACGCCTGCGCGGTCGGCCGCTGA
- a CDS encoding fatty acid desaturase family protein codes for MTAIDPTAHLTAEQIEELGRELDAIRDEVIAGRGEKDADYIRKVISAQRKLELVSRGVLLFSIFPPAWLLGTAGLSVAKIMDNMEIGHNVLHGQWDWMRDPKIHSTTWEWDHVSPSDQWKHSHNELHHTYTNVIGKDNDLGYGIMRVDEDQKWHPFHLGQPLWNFLNACFFEYGIAAYDLELGKNLPKERRRSPEFRARAKAVGRKIRKQVLKDYVIHPLLSGPSFLPTLAATFTANLVRNVWTHSVIMCGHFPEGVQVFERRSIEGETRGQWYLRQMMGSANISGGKAMHFMTGNLSHQIEHHLFPDLPSNRYAEVAVKVRALFEKYELEYVTGPLPKQVFSAWHKVFRLALPNRRPRVETPDRERDLVAV; via the coding sequence TTGACCGCCATCGACCCCACCGCCCACCTGACCGCGGAGCAGATCGAGGAGCTGGGCCGCGAGCTGGACGCGATCCGTGACGAGGTGATCGCCGGCCGCGGCGAGAAGGACGCCGACTACATCCGTAAGGTCATCTCGGCGCAGCGCAAGCTTGAGCTGGTCAGCAGGGGTGTGCTGCTGTTCTCGATCTTCCCGCCCGCGTGGCTTCTCGGCACCGCCGGGCTGTCCGTGGCGAAGATCATGGACAACATGGAGATCGGCCACAACGTCCTGCACGGTCAGTGGGACTGGATGCGGGACCCGAAGATCCACTCCACCACCTGGGAGTGGGACCACGTCTCGCCGTCCGATCAGTGGAAGCACTCGCACAACGAGCTGCACCACACGTACACCAACGTGATCGGCAAGGACAACGACCTCGGCTACGGCATCATGCGCGTCGACGAGGACCAGAAGTGGCACCCCTTCCACCTCGGCCAGCCGCTGTGGAACTTCCTCAACGCCTGCTTCTTCGAGTACGGCATCGCAGCGTACGACCTGGAGCTCGGCAAGAACCTCCCCAAGGAGCGCCGCAGGAGCCCGGAGTTCCGCGCGCGGGCCAAGGCGGTGGGACGCAAGATCCGCAAGCAGGTGCTCAAGGACTACGTGATCCACCCGCTGCTGTCGGGCCCGTCGTTCCTCCCCACCCTCGCCGCCACGTTCACCGCGAACCTGGTCCGCAACGTCTGGACCCACTCGGTGATCATGTGCGGGCACTTCCCCGAGGGCGTACAGGTCTTCGAGCGCCGGTCGATCGAAGGAGAGACGCGCGGCCAGTGGTACCTGCGCCAGATGATGGGCTCGGCGAACATCAGCGGCGGCAAGGCCATGCACTTCATGACCGGCAACCTGTCGCACCAGATCGAGCACCACCTGTTCCCGGACCTGCCGAGCAACCGGTACGCCGAGGTCGCGGTGAAGGTGCGCGCGCTGTTCGAGAAGTACGAGCTGGAGTACGTCACCGGCCCGCTGCCCAAGCAGGTGTTCTCCGCGTGGCACAAGGTCTTCCGGCTCGCACTGCCGAACAGGCGGCCCAGGGTCGAAACGCCGGACCGCGAGCGGGATCTCGTCGCCGTCTGA
- a CDS encoding lytic polysaccharide monooxygenase auxiliary activity family 9 protein: protein MNCHVRDTKMWRIPTLVLTTVAAVLLSMTAWSGTAAAHGSVIDPASRAYDCWQRWGSDFQNPDMAQQDPMCWQAWQANPNAMWNWNGLYRNGSGGNFQAVVPDGQLCSGGRTEGGRYNALDTVGAWKTTDITDDFTVELYDQASHGADYFKVYVSRQGFDPTTQALGWNDLELVAETGRYGPSQNYSIPVSTSGYTGHHVVYTIWQASHMDQTYFLCSDVNFG, encoded by the coding sequence ATGAATTGTCATGTACGCGACACTAAAATGTGGCGCATTCCCACGCTCGTCCTGACCACGGTCGCGGCGGTGCTTCTCAGCATGACCGCCTGGAGCGGCACAGCCGCGGCTCACGGGTCGGTCATCGACCCGGCCTCACGCGCCTACGACTGCTGGCAGCGCTGGGGCAGCGATTTCCAGAACCCGGACATGGCGCAGCAGGACCCGATGTGCTGGCAGGCGTGGCAGGCCAACCCGAACGCCATGTGGAACTGGAACGGCCTGTACCGCAACGGCTCCGGGGGCAACTTCCAGGCGGTCGTACCGGACGGCCAGCTGTGCAGCGGCGGCCGGACCGAGGGCGGTCGCTACAACGCGCTGGACACCGTGGGCGCGTGGAAGACCACCGACATCACCGATGACTTCACCGTCGAGCTGTACGACCAGGCCAGCCACGGCGCGGACTACTTCAAGGTCTACGTCAGCCGGCAAGGCTTCGACCCCACCACCCAGGCGCTGGGCTGGAATGACCTCGAACTGGTCGCGGAGACCGGCAGGTACGGGCCGAGCCAGAACTACTCGATCCCCGTGAGCACGTCCGGCTACACCGGTCACCACGTCGTCTACACGATCTGGCAGGCATCGCACATGGACCAGACGTACTTCCTGTGCAGCGATGTGAACTTCGGCTGA
- a CDS encoding putative T7SS-secreted protein, producing MGFKDFVSDITPDVVEDAVEDGVEWAGDRVEDAGNWAGDRLDDAGWESGADWVREKSRSVANRMGAEVDEMDLGQTEDKTKLIYGSPSKIRASATHLRKLQESFDQVGGGLKGVDSSAIKGQAADAFRDSVSIEPPKWFKAADAFEKAAGALDSFAGTVEWAQGQAQTAIDKWKAGTKASEDARDAYNEKTTTYNTAVDAYNAKPSDQRDPSSLPPKPGAFSDPGTARMEEAQELLAEARKQRNTAAETARNAVTAARDTAPPKPRYAEQAMDGLAEYQVIKTHIAGGVVKGAAGILNFARSVNPTDPYNITHPAEYALALNNTAAGLVRVANDPWGTGKQMIDGFMKDPAEGFGRLLPDLALTAATGGAGAGVKGARVVKEAADLASDARRLERAAPDGTHNRPDGIRTIQGTDPVDLASGRMFLPQTDVVLPGVLPLSFTRRVESSYTAGRFFGPSWSSTVDERLEIDAAGVIHVTDDGLLITYPHPVPGLPTLPGSGTTRGVLGRDVDGDYTVADPSTGLVRHFAAPPGCEPGGDGAAWLVQITDRNGQTISIDRTEDGTPLALVHAAGYQIRTTTASGLVTALDLVGSPRTASDHVDGDAPKRLMGYGYADGNLVTVTKPSGASLTFTYDGRRRVTSWTDSNGSRYAYAYDDQDRVVAEGGEAGHFQLTLTHGEPDPSTGRRLTTLTTADGRSTKHLIDGACRILATTDPLGNTTHFSYDDSGRQLTRTDPVGHTTAFAYDAAGRLTSIIRPDGSEQRTDRNQLGLPSRFTGPDGARWEQEFDDRGNRVAVTDPAGQSTRYGFDAQGRLVSVSDPLGHVTKVSCDPAGLPLEVTDPLGGVTRHERDSLGRTVRVTNPVGTVTVFTWSADGHLAQRTGPDGTTETWTYDGEGNRLTHTDPVGGVTRFEYTHFDLLKARTGPDGARYEFTHDAELRLTQVTNPQGLNWSYTYDDAGRLVSESDFDGRVHVYHRNSAGQISARTNPLGETITYTHDSLGRVVGKDVAGRVTAYTYDRAGRLVEASGPDGDLMYQYGRGGHVKTELADGRVLTFAHDALGRRTHRTTPTGKRTTREYDSAGRLTGLNSGDHRVTFAYNATGREVQRAFGDTVTLTSAWDEAGRLSAQHLLAGDRLVNRRSYSYRADGHLEAMDDASRGLHRFGLDEAGRVTEVTAANWTETYAYDTAGNQTSASWPSYHPGSDAAGAREYTGTTLVKAGKVRYEHDAAGRIVLRQIARLSRKPDTWRYAWDAENRLVSTVTPDGTRWRYRYDPLGRRTAKQRLSQDGETVLEETRFTWDGTTLCEQSTESADLPHTVTLTWDHQGTRPLAQTERLLDAEASQEAIDERFFAIATDLVGSPTELVDEAGTLAWRSRTALWGTTAWAKGSTTYTPLRFPGQYFDPETGLHYNHHRHYDPETARYLTPDPLGLTPAPNPSTYVHNPHTWADPLGLAPEYHEFYSVQDAANATRLRGDGTPWPTEDIRGQYGEGVYSWGSAEEAARYAERLRGRGADVEVLRFRISDSDFSSLHKADVVEMSPAEAEAFMDRYSRLYGDGKPHDFDYIRGHTGMGDEHYFHRRIFDLLNFGD from the coding sequence ATGGGGTTCAAGGATTTCGTCAGCGACATCACGCCCGATGTCGTCGAGGACGCGGTCGAGGACGGTGTCGAGTGGGCCGGTGACCGGGTCGAGGACGCCGGGAACTGGGCCGGTGACCGGCTGGATGACGCCGGCTGGGAGTCCGGGGCGGACTGGGTCCGGGAGAAGTCCCGCTCCGTCGCGAACCGGATGGGCGCCGAGGTCGACGAGATGGACCTCGGGCAGACCGAGGACAAGACCAAGCTCATCTACGGGAGTCCGTCCAAGATTCGGGCCTCCGCCACCCATCTGAGGAAGTTGCAGGAGTCGTTCGACCAGGTGGGTGGTGGTCTCAAGGGAGTCGACTCCTCCGCGATCAAGGGGCAGGCCGCCGACGCCTTCCGGGACTCCGTGTCCATCGAGCCGCCCAAGTGGTTCAAGGCCGCCGACGCCTTCGAGAAGGCCGCGGGCGCACTCGACTCGTTCGCGGGGACCGTGGAGTGGGCGCAGGGGCAGGCGCAGACCGCGATCGACAAGTGGAAGGCCGGAACCAAGGCGTCCGAGGACGCCAGGGACGCGTACAACGAGAAGACGACCACGTACAACACGGCCGTCGACGCCTACAACGCCAAGCCCTCCGACCAGCGTGATCCCTCCTCGCTGCCGCCCAAGCCCGGCGCGTTCAGTGACCCGGGCACCGCCCGGATGGAGGAGGCCCAGGAACTCCTCGCGGAGGCTCGTAAGCAGCGCAACACGGCAGCTGAGACCGCGCGCAATGCCGTCACCGCGGCCCGTGACACCGCGCCGCCGAAGCCCCGGTACGCCGAGCAGGCCATGGACGGGCTCGCCGAATACCAGGTGATCAAGACCCATATCGCGGGCGGCGTCGTCAAGGGCGCGGCGGGCATCCTGAACTTCGCGCGGAGCGTCAACCCGACCGATCCGTACAACATCACGCATCCAGCGGAGTACGCGCTCGCGCTCAACAACACCGCCGCCGGGCTCGTCCGGGTCGCCAACGACCCCTGGGGAACCGGCAAGCAAATGATCGACGGGTTCATGAAGGACCCCGCCGAAGGGTTCGGAAGGCTCCTGCCCGACCTGGCCCTCACCGCCGCGACCGGCGGTGCCGGGGCCGGTGTCAAGGGCGCTCGGGTGGTGAAGGAAGCTGCCGACCTCGCCTCCGACGCACGCAGACTGGAGCGCGCCGCACCCGACGGCACCCACAACCGCCCTGACGGCATTCGCACTATCCAGGGCACCGACCCGGTCGACCTCGCCTCCGGGCGCATGTTCCTGCCCCAGACCGACGTTGTCCTGCCCGGCGTGCTGCCCCTCTCCTTCACCCGCCGGGTGGAATCGAGCTACACCGCGGGCCGGTTCTTCGGCCCCTCCTGGTCTTCCACCGTCGACGAACGCCTGGAGATCGACGCGGCCGGCGTCATCCACGTCACCGACGACGGACTGCTGATCACCTACCCCCATCCCGTGCCAGGGCTACCCACGCTCCCGGGCTCCGGGACCACGCGGGGCGTCCTGGGCCGCGACGTAGACGGCGACTACACCGTCGCCGATCCCTCAACCGGTCTCGTACGCCACTTCGCCGCTCCGCCCGGATGCGAACCCGGTGGAGACGGTGCTGCCTGGCTCGTCCAGATCACCGACCGGAACGGGCAGACCATCTCCATCGACCGCACCGAGGACGGCACCCCCCTGGCGCTCGTGCATGCGGCGGGATACCAGATCCGGACCACGACGGCCTCCGGACTCGTCACCGCGCTCGACCTCGTCGGTTCACCGCGCACGGCGAGCGACCACGTCGACGGTGACGCGCCGAAGCGCCTCATGGGGTACGGCTACGCGGATGGCAACCTCGTCACCGTCACTAAGCCGTCGGGCGCGTCACTCACGTTCACCTACGATGGCCGCCGCCGGGTCACTTCGTGGACCGACTCCAACGGCTCGCGCTACGCGTACGCCTACGACGACCAAGACCGGGTGGTCGCCGAAGGGGGCGAGGCAGGGCACTTCCAGCTCACTCTCACCCATGGCGAGCCGGATCCCTCAACCGGTCGACGGCTCACCACGCTGACCACGGCCGACGGGCGCAGTACGAAGCACCTGATCGATGGCGCGTGCCGCATCCTGGCCACCACCGATCCGTTGGGCAACACCACACACTTCTCCTACGATGACTCGGGCCGTCAACTGACCCGTACCGACCCCGTCGGGCACACCACCGCCTTCGCCTACGATGCGGCGGGCAGACTCACCTCGATCATCCGACCCGACGGCAGCGAACAGCGCACGGACCGCAACCAGCTCGGTCTACCCAGCCGGTTCACCGGGCCCGACGGCGCCCGCTGGGAGCAGGAGTTCGACGACCGGGGCAATCGCGTCGCTGTGACCGACCCCGCCGGGCAGAGCACTCGCTACGGCTTCGACGCACAGGGCCGTCTCGTCTCGGTCAGCGACCCGCTGGGACATGTCACCAAGGTGAGCTGCGATCCGGCCGGGCTGCCACTGGAGGTCACCGACCCCCTGGGTGGAGTGACCCGCCACGAGCGGGACTCCCTGGGCCGCACCGTGCGCGTGACGAACCCGGTGGGGACGGTCACCGTCTTCACATGGTCTGCCGACGGCCATCTCGCGCAACGCACTGGACCCGACGGCACAACGGAGACCTGGACATACGACGGTGAAGGAAACCGCCTCACCCATACCGACCCGGTCGGCGGTGTCACCCGTTTCGAATACACCCACTTCGACCTGCTCAAGGCACGCACGGGCCCGGACGGCGCGCGCTACGAGTTCACCCACGACGCGGAGCTGCGGCTGACCCAGGTCACCAATCCGCAGGGCCTGAACTGGTCGTACACCTATGACGATGCCGGGCGGCTCGTCTCCGAGTCGGACTTCGACGGGCGTGTCCACGTCTACCACCGGAACTCCGCCGGACAGATCAGCGCGCGCACCAATCCGCTTGGCGAGACCATCACCTACACGCACGACTCACTCGGCCGGGTGGTGGGAAAAGACGTTGCGGGCCGGGTCACCGCGTATACCTATGACCGGGCTGGACGTCTGGTGGAGGCTTCCGGGCCGGACGGCGACCTCATGTACCAGTATGGCCGCGGGGGGCACGTCAAGACGGAACTGGCCGACGGTCGTGTGCTCACCTTCGCGCACGACGCCTTGGGCCGCCGTACCCACCGGACCACTCCCACCGGGAAGCGCACCACCCGCGAGTACGATTCGGCCGGACGTCTCACCGGCCTGAACAGCGGCGACCACCGCGTCACCTTCGCCTACAACGCCACCGGTCGCGAGGTACAACGCGCCTTTGGTGACACGGTCACCCTGACCTCGGCCTGGGACGAGGCAGGCCGCCTGTCCGCGCAGCACCTGCTGGCGGGCGACCGCTTGGTGAACCGCCGCTCCTACAGCTACCGGGCCGATGGCCATCTCGAGGCGATGGACGACGCCTCGCGCGGCCTTCACCGCTTTGGCCTCGATGAGGCAGGCCGAGTCACCGAGGTCACCGCCGCCAACTGGACCGAGACATACGCGTACGACACCGCGGGCAATCAGACCTCAGCCTCTTGGCCCTCGTACCACCCCGGCAGCGATGCGGCCGGCGCGCGCGAATACACGGGCACGACCCTCGTTAAGGCCGGCAAGGTGCGCTACGAACACGACGCAGCCGGGCGTATCGTCCTGCGCCAGATAGCCCGGCTCTCCCGGAAACCCGACACCTGGCGTTACGCATGGGACGCGGAGAACCGCTTGGTCTCCACCGTCACGCCCGACGGCACCCGTTGGCGCTACCGGTACGACCCCTTGGGGCGCCGCACAGCAAAGCAGCGTCTCTCCCAGGACGGCGAGACGGTGCTGGAGGAGACCCGTTTCACCTGGGACGGCACCACCCTCTGCGAACAGTCCACCGAATCGGCCGATCTGCCTCACACCGTCACCCTGACCTGGGACCATCAGGGCACCCGCCCCTTGGCACAGACGGAACGTCTCCTGGACGCGGAGGCATCCCAGGAAGCGATCGACGAACGCTTCTTCGCCATCGCCACCGACCTTGTGGGCAGTCCCACCGAACTCGTTGACGAGGCGGGCACCCTTGCCTGGCGCAGTCGCACGGCCTTGTGGGGTACGACAGCCTGGGCCAAGGGCAGCACCACCTACACTCCGCTACGGTTCCCGGGGCAGTATTTCGATCCCGAAACCGGCCTGCATTACAACCACCACCGTCACTATGATCCCGAGACCGCTCGCTACCTCACGCCGGACCCTCTGGGGCTGACTCCCGCTCCGAATCCGTCCACCTATGTCCACAACCCTCACACCTGGGCGGACCCACTCGGACTCGCTCCCGAATATCACGAGTTCTACTCGGTCCAGGATGCTGCCAACGCGACTCGTCTGCGAGGAGACGGAACACCCTGGCCGACAGAAGATATTCGTGGACAATACGGAGAAGGTGTCTACTCATGGGGGTCAGCGGAGGAAGCAGCTCGCTACGCGGAACGGCTCCGCGGCCGTGGAGCCGACGTCGAAGTTCTGAGATTCAGAATATCCGACTCAGATTTCTCGTCGCTACATAAAGCCGATGTCGTGGAGATGTCTCCTGCTGAGGCAGAGGCGTTCATGGACCGGTACAGTCGCCTATACGGAGACGGAAAGCCTCACGACTTCGACTATATCCGCGGCCACACAGGGATGGGCGACGAACACTACTTCCACAGGCGAATTTTCGATCTTCTCAATTTCGGCGACTGA